From Streptomyces sp. GSL17-111, one genomic window encodes:
- a CDS encoding SigE family RNA polymerase sigma factor — translation MPVTAPWSTAPRRPAPTGRPASVPAPAAERPGPTPGDRADTDDAAVVGTTVDHLTETYRTHYRSLLGLAALLLDDTASCEDVVQEAFIRVHSARRRVKDPDKTLAYLRQTVVNLSRSTLRRRILGLKLLAKPMPDAASAEEGAYEALERDELKRALRGLQRRQREVLVLRYFADMTEEQVAQTLGISKGSVKAYGSRGIAALRVAMETPA, via the coding sequence ATGCCGGTGACGGCGCCCTGGTCGACCGCACCGCGGCGCCCGGCGCCGACCGGTCGGCCCGCATCCGTCCCCGCCCCGGCGGCGGAGCGTCCCGGGCCGACGCCGGGCGACCGCGCCGATACTGACGACGCCGCCGTCGTGGGGACCACCGTCGACCACCTGACCGAGACCTACCGCACCCACTACCGCTCCTTGCTGGGCCTCGCCGCGCTCCTGCTGGACGACACCGCCTCGTGCGAGGACGTCGTGCAGGAGGCGTTCATCCGCGTGCACTCCGCGCGCCGCCGGGTGAAGGACCCGGACAAGACGCTGGCCTACCTCCGCCAGACGGTCGTGAACCTCTCCCGCTCCACGCTGCGCCGGCGCATCCTCGGGCTGAAGCTGCTCGCCAAGCCCATGCCGGACGCCGCGAGCGCGGAGGAGGGCGCGTACGAGGCGCTGGAGCGCGACGAACTGAAGCGGGCGCTGCGCGGGCTGCAGCGCCGTCAGCGGGAGGTGCTGGTTCTGCGATACTTCGCGGACATGACCGAGGAACAGGTGGCCCAGACGCTGGGCATCTCCAAGGGGTCGGTCA
- a CDS encoding DUF5133 domain-containing protein encodes MLMAHSAVLGKLVAEYEALTALHAEEGGAEVRQRLEDLAYSLCTATGTGDVDSALVAARHRLPGARVEDDSLLSA; translated from the coding sequence GTGCTGATGGCCCATTCCGCAGTCCTGGGCAAGCTCGTCGCCGAGTACGAGGCCCTGACGGCGCTGCACGCCGAGGAGGGAGGGGCCGAGGTCCGCCAGCGGCTGGAGGACCTGGCCTACTCCCTGTGCACCGCGACCGGCACCGGCGATGTGGACAGCGCCCTCGTCGCCGCGCGGCACCGGCTGCCCGGCGCGCGCGTCGAGGACGACTCGCTGCTCAGCGCGTAG
- a CDS encoding ATP-binding protein: MITAQQRHLTSVPPPDRATSAEQAVCTLPVTPAAAPALRHFATTSARGWGLGDDVRDALALVVTELVANVVLHSGSADVTLRLHLLPAQRAVRVEVRDAGHWHPRPARPDPAGPLDSAEGCAERGRGLAIVEACALRTAVRLTPDGTTVRADLPLG; encoded by the coding sequence ATGATCACCGCACAGCAGCGCCACCTCACCTCCGTGCCGCCCCCCGACCGCGCCACCTCCGCCGAGCAGGCGGTGTGCACCCTGCCGGTCACCCCTGCCGCGGCTCCCGCCCTCCGTCACTTCGCCACGACGTCCGCACGCGGCTGGGGGCTGGGCGACGACGTGCGCGACGCCCTGGCCCTGGTCGTCACCGAGCTGGTCGCCAACGTCGTCCTGCACAGCGGCAGCGCGGACGTCACCCTGCGGCTGCACCTGCTGCCCGCGCAGCGCGCCGTGCGCGTCGAGGTGCGGGACGCGGGGCACTGGCACCCCCGGCCCGCCCGCCCCGACCCGGCGGGGCCGCTCGACTCCGCCGAGGGGTGCGCCGAACGCGGGCGGGGCCTGGCCATCGTCGAGGCGTGCGCGCTGCGCACCGCCGTCCGCCTCACCCCCGACGGCACGACGGTGCGCGCCGATCTTCCTCTCGGCTGA
- a CDS encoding nuclear transport factor 2 family protein: protein MDGTGTDGTAADGTENAEAEVRAVSAAWAAAVVANDAEAIRRFTAEEWVMVSGTGVAPGERFLALVASGALTHSAMELVGEPRVRVHGDTALVTGRVTNTAHYAGERHDADEWTTDVFVRRDGRWRCVLTHLTPVAGD, encoded by the coding sequence GTGGACGGCACAGGGACGGACGGCACAGCGGCGGACGGTACGGAGAACGCCGAGGCGGAGGTGCGGGCGGTGAGCGCGGCGTGGGCGGCGGCCGTCGTGGCGAACGACGCCGAGGCGATCCGGCGGTTCACGGCGGAGGAGTGGGTCATGGTCTCCGGCACGGGGGTGGCGCCCGGCGAGCGGTTCCTCGCCCTGGTGGCCTCGGGCGCGCTGACGCACTCGGCCATGGAGCTCGTGGGCGAACCCCGGGTGCGCGTCCACGGCGACACCGCCCTCGTCACCGGACGGGTGACGAACACCGCCCACTACGCCGGGGAACGCCACGACGCCGACGAGTGGACCACCGACGTCTTCGTGCGCCGCGACGGCCGCTGGCGCTGCGTCCTGACCCACCTCACCCCGGTGGCCGGGGACTGA
- a CDS encoding helix-turn-helix transcriptional regulator has translation MVTVREEFWVRRLRRTLTGESSEPTLVLIEGRAGTGKSRLAARLAELPEAARATTVLWRCGDRRPAQPPVDGEGPVLLLVDDVHRADAAELDRLRGLLETPRPWLAAVVTYRPEELADPGLPLGAPPPRYAAELTVLRHRVEPWSREQVRQAAVETLGETCAPDAVARLHERTGGVARFVVDVLAALRDGGRPSCTAADVDAAGVPVRLADLVLGRTAQLPEPARRVVWAAAVLDEPVGAADLLTVAGLADADTDTGSDADHAGRDALVTALTGAALRQDADHRYTLPVPLAATAVYDTLPGPVRQDLHARAADVLQRRQPVPWAALAHHRRASGRIGGWLRAVERAARQAAEAGKHQEAIGLLERTLASPLVPHAARARLAPVLAASAVVGLRSDQTVDVLAQIVEDETLPAAMRGEMRLDLGLLLCNQVGMGVQGWAELERAAAELRELRPALAARAMSSLAMPYWPGHTLAIHLRWMAAAEEAAADSKDEVIRTAVAVNRSSVSLCYGDPQGWEQVRALPVDSPDLRQRQQAARGLCNAADAAIWLGYYGRAERLLSEGLEMSAKSGAPYAEQTALGARLLLEWTTGRWAGLPERCEAFLAKTSAMPVVAADARMVLGLLHLAQGDWGRALSWLSGKDAAAREHASAPLAAATSGALIRLALARQDLPTAVAEARSGWATLTEKGVWVWGAELAPWAVEAMALAGEVRTARRMADRFAAELADRDAPMASAAAVWTHAVLAETTGRPAEAAALYEEAEAAFAALPRPYAATLCAEGAGRCVLKAAAGDAGGAGDGAGDAGAASASGPADATAPADAAALPDADALPEDVKARAGAVLTSCAQRFADLGATWDAARARAVLRTYQPAEGRRPPGRPSYGDQLSPREREVAELASSGLTNREIATTLHLSPRTVEQHVARAMRKLGTASRQELAESREALVDGETAGQD, from the coding sequence GTGGTCACGGTACGTGAGGAATTCTGGGTGCGGCGGCTGCGGCGAACGCTCACCGGGGAGAGCTCAGAGCCGACGCTGGTCCTGATCGAGGGGCGGGCCGGGACGGGCAAGAGCCGACTCGCGGCACGGCTGGCCGAACTGCCGGAGGCCGCCCGGGCGACGACGGTCCTGTGGCGCTGCGGCGACCGGCGGCCGGCGCAGCCGCCGGTGGACGGGGAGGGGCCCGTCCTCCTCCTCGTCGACGACGTCCACCGGGCCGACGCGGCGGAGCTCGACCGGCTCCGGGGCCTCCTGGAGACCCCCCGTCCCTGGCTGGCGGCCGTCGTCACCTACCGGCCCGAGGAACTGGCCGACCCCGGCCTGCCGCTGGGCGCCCCTCCCCCGCGCTACGCGGCGGAGCTGACGGTGCTGCGGCACCGCGTGGAGCCGTGGAGCCGCGAGCAGGTACGGCAGGCGGCCGTGGAGACGCTCGGCGAGACGTGCGCGCCGGACGCGGTGGCACGGCTGCACGAACGCACCGGCGGAGTGGCCCGGTTCGTGGTGGACGTACTGGCCGCGCTCCGGGACGGCGGCCGCCCGTCGTGCACGGCCGCCGACGTGGACGCCGCCGGGGTGCCCGTGCGGCTGGCGGACCTCGTGCTGGGCCGCACGGCACAGCTCCCCGAACCGGCGCGCCGGGTGGTGTGGGCGGCGGCCGTCCTGGACGAACCGGTGGGCGCCGCCGACCTGTTGACGGTGGCGGGGCTCGCCGACGCCGATACCGACACGGGCTCCGACGCCGACCACGCCGGGCGCGACGCCCTCGTCACCGCGTTGACCGGTGCCGCGCTGCGGCAGGACGCCGACCACCGGTACACGCTGCCCGTCCCGCTGGCCGCCACCGCCGTCTACGACACGCTGCCCGGCCCCGTCCGGCAGGATCTGCACGCCCGGGCCGCCGACGTCCTGCAACGCCGACAGCCCGTCCCCTGGGCCGCGCTCGCCCACCACCGCCGGGCCAGCGGCCGGATCGGCGGCTGGCTGCGCGCCGTGGAGCGCGCGGCGCGGCAGGCCGCCGAGGCGGGGAAGCACCAGGAGGCGATCGGCCTGCTGGAGCGCACGCTCGCCTCCCCCCTCGTCCCGCACGCGGCCCGGGCCCGGCTGGCGCCGGTGCTGGCGGCCAGCGCCGTCGTGGGTCTGCGCTCGGACCAGACGGTGGACGTGCTCGCGCAGATCGTCGAGGACGAGACGCTGCCCGCCGCCATGCGGGGCGAGATGCGGCTGGACCTGGGGCTGCTGTTGTGCAACCAGGTGGGCATGGGCGTGCAGGGGTGGGCGGAGTTGGAGCGCGCCGCCGCCGAACTGCGCGAGCTGCGCCCCGCCCTGGCCGCGCGGGCGATGTCCTCGCTCGCCATGCCGTACTGGCCCGGCCACACGCTCGCCATCCACCTGCGCTGGATGGCGGCGGCGGAGGAGGCGGCGGCCGACAGCAAGGACGAGGTGATCCGCACCGCCGTCGCCGTCAACCGCTCCAGTGTGTCGCTGTGTTACGGCGACCCGCAGGGCTGGGAGCAGGTGCGGGCGCTGCCCGTCGACAGCCCGGACCTGCGCCAGCGGCAGCAGGCGGCGCGCGGGTTGTGCAACGCGGCCGACGCCGCCATCTGGCTCGGCTACTACGGGCGGGCGGAGCGGCTGCTGTCCGAGGGGCTGGAGATGTCGGCGAAGAGCGGCGCCCCGTACGCCGAGCAGACCGCTCTCGGCGCCCGGCTGCTGCTGGAGTGGACGACGGGCCGGTGGGCCGGGCTGCCCGAGCGGTGCGAGGCGTTCCTCGCCAAGACCTCGGCCATGCCCGTCGTCGCCGCCGACGCGCGAATGGTGCTCGGGCTGCTGCACCTCGCCCAGGGCGACTGGGGGCGGGCGCTGTCGTGGCTGTCGGGCAAGGACGCGGCCGCCCGGGAGCACGCCTCCGCTCCGCTGGCCGCCGCCACGTCGGGGGCGCTGATCCGGCTCGCGCTGGCCCGGCAGGACCTGCCCACGGCCGTCGCGGAGGCGCGGTCCGGGTGGGCGACGCTGACCGAGAAGGGCGTGTGGGTGTGGGGCGCCGAGCTCGCGCCGTGGGCCGTGGAGGCGATGGCCCTCGCGGGCGAGGTGCGGACGGCGCGCCGGATGGCGGACCGGTTCGCCGCCGAACTGGCCGACCGCGACGCGCCGATGGCCTCGGCGGCGGCGGTGTGGACGCACGCGGTGCTGGCGGAGACGACGGGCCGCCCGGCGGAGGCCGCCGCGCTGTACGAGGAGGCGGAGGCGGCCTTCGCGGCGCTCCCCCGCCCGTACGCCGCGACGCTGTGCGCGGAGGGCGCGGGGCGCTGCGTGCTGAAGGCCGCCGCCGGTGACGCGGGGGGCGCGGGGGACGGGGCCGGTGATGCCGGGGCCGCGTCCGCGTCCGGCCCGGCCGACGCCACCGCGCCCGCCGACGCCGCCGCGCTGCCGGACGCCGACGCGCTGCCCGAGGACGTCAAGGCGCGGGCGGGGGCCGTGCTGACCTCGTGCGCCCAGCGGTTCGCGGACCTCGGGGCGACCTGGGACGCGGCGCGGGCCCGCGCCGTGCTGCGCACCTACCAGCCCGCCGAGGGCCGCCGTCCGCCCGGCCGTCCGTCCTACGGCGACCAGCTCTCGCCCCGCGAACGCGAGGTGGCGGAGCTGGCGTCCTCCGGCCTGACCAACCGTGAGATCGCCACGACGCTGCACCTCTCGCCGCGCACCGTCGAGCAGCACGTGGCGCGGGCCATGCGGAAGCTGGGCACGGCCTCGCGGCAGGAGCTCGCCGAGTCCCGTGAGGCCCTCGTGGACGGGGAAACCGCAGGTCAGGACTAG
- a CDS encoding S8 family serine peptidase: protein MPGDRPVKGSTTVNGSRHLRISLLAVTTAALLGTGVTTSIAAPSSQPTAAGAETSADERTQRLIVGYTTQAAEATSDAEAEKDARAKGKKAGESLDFDRRLGTGAALVDLGGELDERSVDEVVETFSADPDVAYVVPDTRMFAMADPNDPYYAQQWDLFESRAGMNVENAWTSGATGEGVNVAVIDTGYVPHSDLAANVIDGYDFISDPWMAQDGDGRDGDASDPGDWMNRGECGTDANGQPVPARDTNNSWHGTHVAGTIAASADNGKGIAGIAHQATVQPVRVLGKCGGTTADIIDAITWSSGGSVQGVPNNPNPADVINMSLGGGGSCDQGTQNAINGAVSRGTTVVVAAGNSNANAAGFNPASCNNVISVAASDREGNRASYSNYGSVVDIAAPGGETAVSSANGIWSTLNNGTRSVGSENYASYQGTSMAAPHIAGLAALMYETSPSLTPSGVESAIKNNARGLPGSCSGGCGSGLADAAATLTAVGGDPTDPGPEPEPEPGDGVYTNGDNVTIPDNNGYAATSSIDVTGLSGAAPADLRIGVDIKHTYRGDLKIEIVAPNGASAVLKSTASYDSADNVNATYTVNASSVAAAGTWKLRVTDVYSGDTGYIDSWSLTF from the coding sequence ATGCCCGGAGACCGGCCTGTGAAAGGCAGCACCACCGTGAACGGTTCCAGACACCTCCGCATATCCCTCCTGGCGGTGACGACGGCAGCGCTCCTGGGCACGGGAGTGACGACGTCGATCGCGGCGCCCAGCAGCCAGCCCACCGCGGCCGGCGCGGAGACCTCCGCCGACGAGCGCACCCAGCGCCTCATCGTCGGCTACACGACGCAGGCGGCCGAAGCCACATCCGACGCCGAGGCCGAGAAGGACGCCAGGGCCAAGGGCAAGAAGGCGGGCGAGTCCCTGGACTTCGACCGCAGGCTGGGGACGGGCGCCGCCCTCGTCGACCTCGGCGGCGAGCTCGACGAGCGCTCCGTCGACGAGGTCGTCGAGACCTTCTCGGCCGACCCGGACGTGGCCTACGTCGTCCCGGACACCCGCATGTTCGCCATGGCCGACCCGAACGACCCCTACTACGCGCAGCAGTGGGACCTCTTCGAGTCGCGCGCCGGCATGAACGTCGAGAACGCCTGGACGAGCGGGGCCACCGGTGAGGGCGTCAACGTCGCCGTCATCGACACCGGCTACGTCCCCCACTCCGACCTCGCCGCCAACGTCATCGACGGCTACGACTTCATCTCCGACCCGTGGATGGCCCAGGACGGCGACGGCCGCGACGGCGACGCCTCCGACCCGGGCGACTGGATGAACCGCGGCGAGTGCGGCACCGACGCGAACGGCCAGCCCGTCCCCGCCCGCGACACCAACAACTCCTGGCACGGGACGCACGTCGCCGGCACCATCGCCGCCAGCGCCGACAACGGCAAGGGCATCGCCGGCATCGCGCACCAGGCGACCGTCCAGCCCGTCCGCGTCCTCGGCAAGTGCGGCGGCACCACCGCCGACATCATCGACGCCATCACCTGGTCCTCCGGCGGCTCCGTGCAGGGCGTGCCGAACAACCCGAACCCCGCCGACGTCATCAACATGAGCCTCGGCGGCGGCGGAAGCTGCGACCAGGGCACCCAGAACGCCATCAACGGCGCCGTCAGCCGCGGCACGACGGTCGTCGTCGCCGCCGGCAACAGCAACGCCAACGCCGCGGGCTTCAACCCGGCGAGCTGCAACAACGTCATCAGCGTCGCCGCCAGCGACCGCGAGGGCAACCGGGCCAGCTACTCCAACTACGGCAGCGTCGTCGACATCGCCGCGCCCGGCGGTGAGACGGCCGTCTCCTCCGCGAACGGCATCTGGTCCACGCTCAACAACGGCACCCGCAGCGTCGGCAGCGAGAACTACGCCTCCTACCAGGGCACCAGCATGGCCGCCCCGCACATCGCCGGCCTCGCCGCGCTGATGTACGAGACGAGCCCCTCGCTCACCCCGAGCGGCGTCGAGTCCGCCATCAAGAACAACGCGCGCGGCCTGCCCGGCTCGTGCAGCGGCGGCTGCGGCTCCGGCCTCGCCGACGCGGCGGCCACCCTCACCGCCGTCGGCGGCGACCCGACCGACCCGGGCCCCGAGCCCGAGCCGGAGCCCGGTGACGGCGTGTACACCAACGGGGACAACGTCACCATCCCGGACAACAACGGCTACGCCGCCACCTCGTCGATCGACGTGACCGGCCTCAGCGGCGCCGCCCCGGCCGACCTCAGGATCGGCGTCGACATCAAGCACACCTACCGGGGCGACCTGAAGATCGAGATCGTCGCTCCCAACGGCGCCTCCGCCGTGCTGAAGAGCACCGCCTCCTACGACAGCGCCGACAACGTCAACGCCACGTACACGGTCAACGCCTCCTCGGTCGCGGCCGCGGGCACCTGGAAGCTCCGGGTGACCGACGTCTACTCCGGCGACACCGGATACATCGACTCCTGGAGCCTGACCTTCTAA
- a CDS encoding nuclear transport factor 2 family protein, whose product MGTMAGPSFDTDALKRAVEGRDAQTLVGLYADDAEFRMVDRNTQPSRPMVMHGREEIRGLLEEVTSREMTHTLEECVVQGDHLAYVESCQYPDGTRVLASSMASLKDGRIARQTTVQAWDE is encoded by the coding sequence GTGGGAACCATGGCAGGTCCGTCCTTCGACACGGACGCGCTCAAGCGAGCCGTCGAGGGACGGGACGCGCAGACACTGGTCGGGCTCTACGCGGACGACGCGGAGTTCCGCATGGTGGACCGCAACACACAGCCGAGCCGCCCGATGGTCATGCACGGGCGGGAGGAGATCCGCGGGCTCCTGGAGGAGGTGACCTCGCGGGAGATGACGCACACGCTGGAGGAGTGCGTCGTGCAGGGTGACCACCTCGCGTACGTGGAGTCCTGCCAGTACCCGGACGGCACGCGGGTGCTCGCCAGCTCGATGGCGTCCCTCAAGGACGGCCGGATCGCGCGGCAGACCACCGTCCAGGCCTGGGACGAGTGA
- a CDS encoding DUF4232 domain-containing protein, whose product MGTNAAGGGHRTARRMTVLLAAAALVLTGCGTPAGTSAAADGVPPGPYSVEADELPDADGLVDVEELDEDDDHRYGVPDPTGAPAPQPTTGPCPDDGVRITAGVVNPAMGLRALTVHLTNCGDAPYTLHGYPEARALDAEREPLHVRVLDGTEHVTAGGVGDQRVRSVTVQPGDSAHTSVVWRNTTEFGEPVNAPYLDVAPAEGAAWQTTVPDGGLDLGTTGELALGPWQPGTPGDTPVRTPTTP is encoded by the coding sequence ATGGGGACGAACGCCGCCGGGGGCGGCCACCGGACGGCGCGACGCATGACGGTCCTGCTGGCGGCCGCTGCGCTGGTGCTCACCGGCTGCGGCACACCGGCGGGCACGTCCGCGGCGGCCGACGGCGTCCCGCCCGGCCCGTACAGCGTCGAGGCCGACGAGCTGCCGGACGCCGACGGACTCGTCGACGTCGAGGAGCTCGACGAGGACGACGACCACCGGTACGGCGTGCCCGACCCCACCGGCGCCCCCGCCCCCCAGCCGACCACCGGCCCGTGCCCCGACGACGGCGTGCGGATCACGGCCGGAGTGGTCAACCCCGCCATGGGGCTGCGCGCCCTGACCGTCCACCTCACCAACTGCGGCGACGCCCCCTACACCCTGCACGGCTACCCCGAGGCCCGGGCCCTGGACGCGGAGCGCGAGCCGCTGCACGTCCGGGTGCTCGACGGCACCGAGCACGTCACCGCCGGCGGGGTGGGCGACCAGCGGGTCCGGTCGGTGACCGTCCAGCCGGGCGACTCGGCCCACACGAGCGTCGTGTGGCGCAACACCACGGAGTTCGGGGAGCCGGTCAACGCCCCCTACCTCGACGTCGCCCCCGCCGAGGGCGCCGCCTGGCAGACCACCGTCCCCGACGGCGGCCTCGACCTCGGCACCACCGGCGAGCTGGCCCTCGGCCCCTGGCAGCCCGGCACCCCCGGCGACACCCCCGTCCGCACCCCCACCACCCCGTGA
- a CDS encoding aspartate kinase, producing the protein MSLVVQKYGGSSVADAEGIKRVAKRIVEAKKRGHQVVVVVSAMGDTTDELIDLASEVSPITSGREYDMLLTAGERISMALLAMSIKSLGHEAQSFTGSQAGVITDSVHNKARIIDVTPGRIQAALDEGNIAIVAGFQGVSQDSKDITTLGRGGSDTTAVALAAALNAEVCEIYTDVDGVFTADPRVVKKARKIDWISFGDMLELASSGSKVLLHRCVEYARRYNIPIHVRSSFSGLPGTWVSNEPRVGDDAMEQALISGVAHDTSEAKVTIVGVPDKPGEAAAIFRTVADAELNIDMVVQNVSAASTGLTDISFTLPRTDGKKAIEALERRKAQIGFDSLRYDDQVAKISLVGAGMKTNPGVTATFFEALSNAGVNIELISTSEIRISVVTRQDDVNEAVRVVHTAFGLDSDSEEAVVYGGTGR; encoded by the coding sequence GTGAGCCTAGTCGTGCAGAAGTACGGCGGCTCCTCCGTTGCCGACGCAGAGGGCATCAAGCGCGTCGCCAAGCGGATCGTCGAGGCGAAGAAGCGCGGCCACCAGGTGGTCGTCGTGGTCTCGGCGATGGGCGACACGACGGATGAGTTGATCGATCTCGCCAGTGAGGTGTCTCCCATCACCTCCGGCCGCGAGTACGACATGCTGCTGACCGCCGGAGAGCGTATCTCCATGGCCCTGCTGGCGATGTCCATCAAATCCCTGGGGCACGAGGCGCAGTCGTTCACCGGAAGCCAGGCCGGGGTGATCACCGACTCCGTGCACAACAAGGCCCGGATCATCGACGTGACGCCCGGACGCATCCAGGCCGCGCTGGACGAGGGCAACATCGCCATCGTGGCGGGCTTCCAGGGCGTGTCCCAGGACAGCAAGGACATCACCACGCTCGGCCGCGGCGGCTCGGACACGACGGCGGTCGCCCTGGCCGCCGCGCTGAACGCCGAGGTCTGCGAGATCTACACCGACGTCGACGGCGTCTTCACCGCCGACCCGCGGGTCGTCAAGAAGGCCCGGAAGATCGACTGGATCTCCTTCGGTGACATGCTGGAGCTGGCGAGCTCCGGCTCCAAGGTGCTGCTCCACCGGTGCGTGGAGTACGCACGCCGATACAACATCCCGATCCATGTCCGGTCGTCGTTCTCTGGCCTGCCGGGCACCTGGGTCAGCAACGAACCGCGAGTAGGGGACGACGCGATGGAGCAGGCGCTCATCTCGGGTGTCGCGCACGACACCTCCGAGGCCAAGGTGACGATCGTCGGCGTGCCCGACAAGCCGGGCGAGGCCGCCGCGATCTTCCGTACCGTCGCGGACGCCGAGCTGAACATCGACATGGTGGTGCAGAACGTCTCGGCCGCTTCGACGGGTCTGACCGACATCTCCTTCACGTTGCCCCGGACGGACGGCAAGAAGGCGATCGAGGCGCTGGAGCGGCGCAAGGCGCAGATCGGCTTCGACTCGCTGCGCTACGACGACCAGGTCGCGAAGATCTCCCTCGTCGGCGCCGGCATGAAGACGAACCCGGGCGTCACGGCCACCTTCTTCGAGGCCCTGTCCAACGCGGGCGTGAACATCGAGCTGATCTCCACCTCGGAGATTCGCATCTCGGTCGTCACGCGTCAGGACGACGTCAACGAGGCCGTGCGCGTCGTGCACACGGCGTTCGGCCTGGACAGCGACTCGGAGGAGGCGGTCGTCTACGGCGGCACCGGCCGCTGA